A genomic region of Chryseobacterium sp. KACC 21268 contains the following coding sequences:
- a CDS encoding glycoside hydrolase family 30 protein, giving the protein MKKTIVLFAALSLSANMNAQNYWKKGMKQGKVILTSQKSNEKFAKKSNAVFTDFPQPKETDVCVFVDPDFKYQKLIGIGGAITDASAEVFAKIPKEKQKEFIEAYYGKSGIGYNVVRTNMNSCDFSSDSYTYVKDNDESLNSFDVKHDEQYKIPLIKLAQKAIDPKDFRFYFSPWSPPAWMKTNNNMLKGGKLLDKYYQVWANYYVKFIQEYEKRNIPVWGLTIQNEPMAIQTWESCLYTADEEAKFLKENLGPTLWKNNYKDKKVIIWDHNRDLMYQRATTTLQDPETSKYASGIGYHWYETWNNKSQLFDNLAETHRAFPDKFLIFTEGCKEQFDFSKIYDVSLGELYGRNMINDFNKGTSAWTDWNILLDEKGGPNHVGNFCFAPIIYDSRTKELHYTYEYYYIGHISKYVKPNAQRVGTSTNKDFLLSTSFLNESGELVVVVMNEGDADTDFNLWIEGKSSKLAAPAHSIQTIVL; this is encoded by the coding sequence ATGAAAAAGACAATTGTATTATTTGCTGCTTTATCACTTTCGGCAAATATGAATGCCCAGAATTACTGGAAAAAAGGAATGAAGCAAGGAAAAGTGATTCTTACTTCGCAAAAGAGCAATGAGAAATTTGCCAAGAAATCGAATGCGGTTTTCACAGATTTTCCTCAACCTAAAGAAACGGATGTTTGTGTTTTCGTAGATCCGGATTTCAAATATCAAAAGCTGATTGGAATCGGTGGTGCGATTACAGACGCTTCTGCTGAGGTTTTTGCGAAGATTCCGAAGGAAAAGCAGAAGGAATTTATCGAGGCTTATTATGGAAAATCGGGGATAGGCTACAATGTTGTCCGAACAAATATGAACTCCTGTGATTTCTCCAGCGATTCCTACACTTATGTCAAAGACAACGATGAATCTCTGAATTCATTTGATGTAAAGCACGATGAACAGTACAAAATTCCCTTGATCAAATTAGCGCAAAAAGCTATTGACCCGAAGGATTTTAGATTTTACTTCAGTCCTTGGAGTCCGCCAGCCTGGATGAAAACCAATAATAATATGCTGAAAGGCGGAAAATTATTGGACAAATATTATCAAGTTTGGGCCAATTACTATGTTAAATTCATTCAGGAATATGAAAAACGAAATATTCCCGTTTGGGGATTGACCATCCAAAATGAACCAATGGCTATCCAAACTTGGGAATCTTGCTTGTACACAGCAGATGAAGAAGCAAAATTCCTAAAGGAAAACCTCGGTCCAACACTTTGGAAAAATAATTACAAGGACAAAAAAGTGATCATTTGGGATCACAACAGAGACTTGATGTACCAACGTGCAACGACGACCTTGCAAGATCCTGAAACTTCAAAGTACGCCTCCGGAATTGGTTACCACTGGTATGAAACGTGGAACAACAAATCCCAACTATTTGATAATCTGGCAGAAACACACAGAGCTTTTCCTGATAAATTCTTGATTTTCACAGAAGGTTGCAAGGAACAATTTGATTTTTCAAAAATCTATGATGTGAGTTTAGGAGAATTGTACGGCAGAAATATGATCAACGATTTCAACAAAGGAACATCTGCGTGGACAGACTGGAACATTCTTTTGGACGAAAAAGGTGGTCCAAATCACGTCGGTAATTTCTGTTTTGCACCGATCATTTACGATTCAAGAACGAAGGAATTGCATTACACCTATGAATATTATTATATCGGACACATTTCCAAATATGTGAAACCAAATGCACAGCGCGTTGGAACTTCTACCAATAAGGATTTTCTGCTTTCCACAAGTTTCCTGAACGAGAGTGGGGAACTAGTAGTGGTCGTGATGAACGAAGGTGATGCGGATACAGATTTCAATCTTTGGATCGAGGGAAAATCTTCGAAACTCGCTGCACCAGCGCATTCTATTCAGACTATAGTTTTATAG
- a CDS encoding glycoside hydrolase family 16 protein, with protein MNINPIKIISILSLISMTSLSCINQKNADKGKLVFQDEFNSKGLPDASKWEFEVGGDGFGNNELQFYTKDRTENARVENGNLIIEAKREKWEKNDYTSAKLITKNTFPFQYGTVEVRAKLPKGKGTWPAIWMLSKNIIEWPDDGEIDIMEHVGYNEGYVHASVHTKKYNHIINTQKTDTIIIKDVAENFHVYRADWTPEKIEMFVDDKKYFTYIKTENDYEAWPFDQPFYLILNQAVGGNWGGKEGVDESIYPQKFLIDYVRIYKK; from the coding sequence ATGAACATAAATCCAATCAAAATAATTTCGATTCTTTCATTGATCTCAATGACCAGTTTATCTTGCATTAATCAAAAAAATGCGGACAAAGGAAAACTGGTCTTTCAGGACGAGTTCAATAGCAAAGGTTTGCCAGACGCTTCCAAATGGGAATTTGAAGTTGGCGGTGATGGTTTTGGGAATAATGAACTTCAGTTCTACACCAAAGACAGAACCGAAAATGCAAGAGTAGAAAACGGAAATCTAATCATCGAAGCCAAAAGAGAAAAGTGGGAGAAGAACGATTACACTTCAGCAAAATTGATCACGAAAAATACTTTTCCATTCCAGTACGGAACTGTGGAGGTGCGAGCCAAATTGCCAAAAGGTAAAGGAACCTGGCCAGCCATCTGGATGCTGAGCAAAAACATCATAGAATGGCCAGATGATGGCGAGATCGACATTATGGAACACGTTGGTTACAACGAAGGTTATGTACACGCATCAGTCCACACCAAGAAGTACAATCATATCATCAACACTCAGAAAACGGATACGATCATCATCAAAGATGTTGCAGAAAACTTCCACGTTTACAGAGCCGATTGGACGCCAGAAAAGATTGAGATGTTCGTGGATGACAAAAAATATTTCACCTACATTAAAACTGAAAATGACTACGAAGCCTGGCCATTTGACCAACCATTCTATTTGATCCTGAATCAGGCAGTAGGAGGGAACTGGGGCGGAAAAGAAGGTGTGGATGAATCGATATATCCACAAAAATTTCTGATAGATTATGTCAGAATTTATAAAAAATAA